AAACAGCACAATCCAGCTGGGCCCCTTTGTCCCACTGCTTGCCATTCAACTAGCTTATTTGGTTGGGGTTAGGCAGAGGTGGGTTTTCTGCATGGGTTCCTTGATTTCTAGcactatatttcatttttatttctttcaggtgGATTTAGAGATCAGTTATAAATAACACCACCTTGTGAATTAACACTTTTTTGCTATGCTTTTTCATGATGTCTCTTTGTGTTTCAGTCTTGGTGTGTACAGTAGTTGAGAAGGGATGTAATGTGTTTAGCTAGAGCCAGGTGCCTGGGAGCTGCCAGAAGCCCCAGAAGCTGATGAGGAGCCCAGGCCCACAGCAGTGATCCCCTGGGCAGTGGGGCCAGCAGAAACTGCTGGTCAACCCACCATGCAGAAAGAAGGGACCTGCCAGCCAGTCTGTCAGGAGTagttttctcttcacatctCTTTCCACCTGGAAGACCcaatcaaaaagaaaactatgaTCTTGAAATGGAGTTGTCAGCAGACAAGGAGATTTACCACGGTTGAGTCCTAATGGGCTGACACTTGAGGCAGCTGAGTTTTTTTACTTCATACTCAATAAACACATTATTTCTGAACCATAGGATTGAGTCCAAATTTTCTTGCAGCCCTCTCTGCTATCTAGACCCAAGACAAACCCTCAAAAGCTGAGGTGCTTGTTTTGGGTGCTCAGCTAAGTTGCGTGTAGGGCCCACCTTGGAAGTGTTAGTATGTTCCCTGGCCCCCTCACTGATATCGACTAAGACAGTCTCACTTTCTGTTCTCATAGGCACCCCAATCCAGCCACGGGGCTCCATTCACTTTTCTGCGGACTCTAGAGTCAGCAGAGGCACAGGATAGTCCAAAAAGGGTCTATTCCTGAATAGTCTTTCCACGACAAGTCAGAACCACGGCAATAGGCATTTGGTCTCTCCACAAGCTGCTCTGGGAGGCTGTCCCCCTTTCTGCTGTCTGCAAGACTGTCCTCCTCTTTCATTCAGCAATCTGTTGAGGAATGTGTCCTTGATATTGATCTCATCGCTGACCTTGTACTCTGGATCAATGCCCACAGAGAACTGGGTAGGAGCTGCTCTGcgccttctttctttctttttggtggGTAAAAAAATGATACCTGCAGAACACAGACCCTTTGCAAAGAAGATGTGAAGCTGAAACTGCTACGAGGCCACGTTAAGTTGCTGTTGAGCTGCACGGTCCTCAGCTATGTGGTAGGACCCAACTCTCCCACTTGGGCCAAGAGAGCCTGTCCTGGTGCGTGGGCCTATTCCTCCCCAGAGGCATTTCCCTGTGTTGAACTGCATGGTTCACTTTGGaccatcatccaggtcattaatgaagatgttaaatgGTACTGACACCAGTGTTgcccctggggtacaccactgACAACTGGCCTCCCGCTGTCCCTCTCCCACAGCACCTGTGGGTGCATCCTGTCAGGTGCTGGGGTGCATCCTGCAGGGTTTGCTGGGGGCTGGGACCATTAGGGGCTGCCCCCagggaggcagggcagagcctcACAGCTAGACCCATCCCACCCCCcagagagggagcagggcaggccaGGGGGCATCTGGCacctccccagggatggggatgggcaCATCAGCCCATGAGGCCCATGGCTGAGTAGGACAgtgctgtggggagctggagaccggCACCCTATGGCATCAGTGGGGCACGGGCTGAGGGCCCCAGGCAGGtctgaaatggggtcctgggtgatgggcagggtggggagaagaCCTGGGGGGGCAGGAATGGCCCTTGAGGCCCATGGTTGCCCTTGGGGACATTACAACCTCCTGTTCAAAGGACACTGGAGACTCCCAGAGGTATAGGCGCTCCCTTGCTTCTAAAACACCCTGACAGTGTGTCCAAACCACTCAAAAGGAAAGGTGAAATCAAGagatcttttaaatgaaaaacgGTGTCATCTCACGTCATTGATTTTAGGAgtgaaaaatatgcaaatgcCAACTCTGTCCTGACTGTTACAGCACAGGTTTCCCTCTTCACCTGCTTTTTTCGGTCTGTACAATAGAAATAACTGTAATGTAACGTAAGTGGTCATGAGCATAATCAACGTGATAAGAACCCTCAGGCTAGTGCACACAATATTGCAGAGAGTATTCTCATAATGACAGCATCATGCAAGTGAACCATAAATCCCAGTTTCCTTAAGTTAGGTTTTAGATTTATAATTTTGATCTTTATTTAAACCACGTTTATAATTTTGAGGACTATGATCAGGCAAAACAAGAACTATAAAATTAACACACAAGCTGAATCATTCTTGATATATTTTAGTCCAGTATTTCATGTTTTAGTCCAATTTTGTGTAAATAAACCTTCAGTAAAAATGTTACATGTTGAGACAATCTACACGGGACTCAGTTCATTGAGATGGCTGTGGTACCTGAGGCTAGACTCAGTGCTGAGGGGACCACTGAACAGCCAGCCTACGTGCTCCATGCCTGAAAGCATCCAGCACCTAAATACAAGTCCTTttcattgtgtgtgtgtgtgggaacCAAACCCACATgctacaaaaattatttcattattccaCAAGAAATCAAGAGTAGATGCCTCTACAGTGTCTCTGGGAAATACCATAAAGACATCCAGAAGCACAATTACCAATTTACAAAACCTAGCACTCGCCTCCAGCCCTGCAAATGCACTATCACACCTCTCCCTCGCAGGCCAGCACCCACCCACGGGCACAAAAATGGCAGTCACAGCTGGTCGCCACCTCTGCCTGGAAAATCCCGCTGCTCCATCCCTGCTCACTTCATATCCCTTTCTCTTTGTAAAGTCCTCCCTGAACAGTGTTCCCACCATTTGCACCAtggctcctgccctgctttaacgctcccctcctcccccccccaacataCACAGCCCCCCAGACCAGTACGACCTTGCCTGTGCATGGCATTCCCCAGACCTGTGGCCCCATCCGCTCCACCAGCCCTCACACTCTCTCTGGATGTTTCCAGCcactctttattttctctttctctgggCTAAGAAGAGCTCATGCCTgtcctgaaataaataaataaataaataacaacagtaataataatattagtagtaataatgataataaaacaaacagtgGAATGTCTCTTTTTGCAGTCGGTTTTTCTGTACCTGTTTCAGCCAGGCTTGCTCATGTGCTCTTACTCTTCCGGAGTAAAGCAAGTGCCCtacagaaatctctttttttctcacaagTTTCTCGATTTCTCACCTAAATTTGTGCTCTCTTCAGCACCAAATATGAAACCTGTTTGGAGGAGTGCTTTTCTCCCATGTCTGCCTCGGCCCATGCAGCCCCTCATCTCCCTGCTAGTAGAAGTGCTGATTCTGGCACAGACACCCACGGATGAATTGTGATCCAGGGAGAGGCAAGAAGTTCCTTCAGTGATCCCTCTTTTATgggaacaaaacccaaagcagcAAAGATGATCCAGCCTACGGTGGTTGCCCCCCCTGCATTGCCTTCCCAGCCCAGTCCCTGCAGCTGGGATGAACCCTGCCCTCTCCCAAGGGAAAACCTGAGGTCCGAAGTGTCTGCGCTTGTCATGGTCCCTCTGGGCgcctgtggggcagggaggagccATCGGCTGAGCCAGCGCCAGAAGACATGAACCTCAGTTTCCAGCCCTGTCCTGACCTGGCTGACAGCCTGGCTAAAGCATGCAATAATGCAGGTGGTTGCAGTAATTTTGGAGTAACCCTTGGCCTCTCCCTCTGAGTGCTAGGGATTCCCATGCGTGAAATTAAAACTTCGTCCAAAACACTGTCATCAGAACAGTGACTTTATTAACAGAGACAAACAAAGGATTAAACCACGTTATGAGTTTGCTGAAACACACAGTGTACCTGTAGAGGACAGACATATTTATATACATCAGTTCATTGTAGAAACGCGAGCAATTTGATCTAGATGACTAGGATATCCCCTGGTAGTTTGCAATGGATCCAGACAGCTTTCTCTCCGTGGTGGCTCCGGTAAAGCAACCGAtttccccccagccccacgccaGCTAGGCTAATGCTGGACCCCTGAACGCCACCCCTATCTCATGTGGGACTTTCTCCAGCGCAGGGTGAGCACGGCTGGACTCGGCCTGAAACCAGCGGTGCGGATGAAACCCCACCGCGGGCGAAACCCCGCTGCGGGCTGTGTGCCGCTCCCTCTGGGCTGTGCCGAGTTGGGCCCTCTCAGCTGCGGGGCAAGAAAAAGGGGGCCAGGGTGTTTTGAacacatcccccccccccccccccccaaccaccCAGGGGATCCCCTCGTCCCGGCCCCTCCGGCCGGCAGCGGGTGGATGTTCCCTGCCTCGGGAAGGAGCCGAGCACCCCGGGGCACGGCATGGGGCGAGCCCCGCTCCCGGGCACGGCTCGGCACGACTCGGCTCTGCACCGATACGACACTGCAACTCCCGGTACCGGCACCTCTACTCGGCAAGGCACGGGCTGGGTTTTTCCTGGACGGACAAAATcgaagggggaaggaggggagaggagggaaggagggcggggaggagagaaagaaaacagctccaCGGATGTCGGATGTCACGGACGGCGTTACATGGGCGACGCGAGGGCTCTTCGCTGCGCTTCTCGGGCGGACGAGCCGCGGGAagtcgccgccgccgccgccccgggccggcACGTCGGGGCGGGGAGAGGTCGGTGCCTGCGCTCCCGGCGGCTTGTCCCGGGGCGCCCCCGCTTACAGGCacttgaggaggaaggaattgCACGAAGTGCCCCGGGGGCAGTCGCAGAGCTTTCCGATGCGGGCCCCCTTCCTCACGGCGCACTGCTCCCCGGCGTCGCACTGCGGGCAGCGGCAGGCGGTGAGGGGGGCGccgccggcggccgccccgccccgccccgtcccgtcccgtcccgccgcGTCCCGCCGGGGCACTCACCATGGGCACCTGCCCGAACTTCTTCTCGTAGTGCGGGACCCGCTTGCTCTTCAGCTTCTCCAGCACCTCCTGCAGCGCCTCGATCTGCCGAGAGACCCCACAGTCCCCGTCAAGCCGCgcccggccgggcggcggcgccccccgccccggccccggcccctcgcCCCACCAGCTCCTTCTCTCGggaggcgccgccgccgccgccgccgccgccgaggggCCCCAGGTcgcgggcgcggcgcggcggggtCGGCCCCTGCCCGCGGGCGCCCAGCAGCAGCGCGGCCGCCACGGCGCAGAGCGCCAGCGCCCGGCAGCTCTCCATGGTgctgccgccccgccgccgccgccgccgccccgccgccgccgccgccgcctttatagcgccgcgcccgccccgccgtgCGTCagcgccccccgccgccgcgccgcgcctcGCCTTGCctcggcacggcacggcacggcacggcacggctcggcacggcacggcacagctcggctcggctcggctcggctcggctcggcacAGCTCGGCGCCCCCCACCTCCCGACCGCCCAAGTTCTTGCCCCAAAGCCAGCTGCTCCGGCAGCAGTTGTCGCCCGGCACCGCTCGCCCTCTGTCCAGCCGGGCTCGGCACAAGCAGCGGAGCCGTCTCTGAGAGCGAACGAGGGGAAAGCGgcctgcccgcccgcctgccGGCACGCCGCGTGTGTCTTGTCCACGGCGAAGGGCCGGGTCGCCCCCATCTTGTGCGAGGAGAGTGGGAGGCTCTTCCCTCGCCCGTAGGGGtcgggaaggaggagggagagggaggccGGTGGACACACGGAGAAGCGAGTGGAGGTTGGGCCATCAGGGACACCAGGCTTGGAAATCAAGGTAGGGATCTGAGAGGAGGGAGAGTTAGTAGCCCGTGGGCTAAGGAAAAGCATGGTGTGGTGGGAGGAAGAGCCAGGATGGGAGGATTTACCTGAAggagtcgggggg
The nucleotide sequence above comes from Gymnogyps californianus isolate 813 chromosome Z, ASM1813914v2, whole genome shotgun sequence. Encoded proteins:
- the CARTPT gene encoding cocaine- and amphetamine-regulated transcript protein, with the protein product MESCRALALCAVAAALLLGARGQGPTPPRRARDLGPLGGGGGGGGASREKELIEALQEVLEKLKSKRVPHYEKKFGQVPMCDAGEQCAVRKGARIGKLCDCPRGTSCNSFLLKCL